From Gossypium raimondii isolate GPD5lz chromosome 11, ASM2569854v1, whole genome shotgun sequence:
CAATCTTCATGTACCCTGCAGAATTGGGAAAATAATTATAGtgcattaaaacaaaaattgttATTGACAAGTTAAATATGAATGGGAAATAAcatgaatgcaaaaattaatACTCGAGGAAATTGACAACTTAGCTATCTCAACCATGGAAATGAATTAGATATTGAATAAGAGAGATTACAGCAATGAAACCAATGAATTCCTAGTTTACATATGTATGTGCCACTGGACTTGTTAAGTGAAGAATGagaaccaattttttttcaatgacTACAGGACATAAGACCAAGAGCATCAAAAGTTTCCAAACATGAAACAACTAATCTATTAAGCAAGTTAGAAAATCAACGAGCTTATTGTTTTAGCTAATAGTGGAACAAGGAGAAAATTGAGATCAATTGAGACTAACCTCGGCTGAGATGCAGAAGTTTCACGACAATCAGAAAAGATCACCTTGATATACTTATAATCTTTGCACCATAAATAATCAAAGTAATAACCATCGATATTATTCACCTTGTTGCCTAACCTCacataataatcaaaataaattttaaaaccgctcaaaaattttaaatagattacaTCAACATATATTGAGCATAGCAACCTTCTAAAGagaaaatcaaacaaatcaacTAAACGAACATAGAAAAATTGATGCTTCAAACCAAAACACCAGAATTTACTTTACCTCCATCCCATGGGGTGTCATCAAGTCTGCAAATCCATCAAGTAAAGACATTAGCACAATTTAATAGAACTTTCATCTAAAAAGCAAGTACAAAAAGATTCTCTAGtcttatttcataatataccCAAATATAACAGCATTCCAAAGCATAACGTTGTTATCTTGAGGTGCACCACTAATTCctgcataaaataaatgataaaaaaggcCACAGTTCTTTAGTATAAACAGCAAACAAATTAGATGAAATACAAGAATGCTTAGATGGCAAATATAAAACCAGGTAAGCTTACGAGCCAAAGCaacatataaaagaatttacCATTTAACCTACTAGtacataaatgaaattatttttcattattgcaactaatataatcataaataatttaagaaaacaactGAAAAACAACTCTTATCTACCTAAAGCATAAGAATTCCAAATCTTttagattatttgataaataaaatattttatctttcttgccaataaaatatttgataaatctTTTAGATTATTactaaagttatatatatacaaaatagaatagaaaatcACTTTCCTAAGCATTTGAACTAAGCACTAAAAAACTTATGATCTCAACCCTAAACATAGCCACTAATGTCAGCTACGGGTCATCATCATAAGGTATGTTTAAGGCTACTGACGACGGAAGAATCAAAATAGGCTTTTCGTTACGTTGAAATTCGGCGAGCATGGTATCATGGGAGGACTGATACTCACAGGTATTCCCCCTCAACTCCACTTGCTCCACATGACCTACACAACACCACACACAACTCTTTCATTCAGGTAATGTGAAAAAGGATTTTGGATACCATTAGGgaacatatatatttcaatcttTTTGGATTTCAGGCCCCAATAGATGCTAGTTTCTGCACTgtctaaaatttgaaatctaacATGCATAATTGCAACTCGGTGAGtgtgattgaaattgaagaagaaatgaTATTTCCAATTTTGCTGTCAATATCTGATAATGCCAACACCAGAAGGgaaattctattttcttttcgatGGTTTGATTATCATACATGGaaaatagagtttttaatttcataaacaaGTGGAGAATTCATCATAAATCCTAAACGGCTTATTAAATTCCACTGTTCTGTTCGTTTCAGATATAGGAATGTAGGCATTGCACTAATTTTCTTCTATAGAACTTAATCCATAATAAATGCagaaaccaagaaaaaaaattagttgtgGCTGATGAACTTGTtgtgtaaaagaaaattaaaactatatatgtTCAGGGAACTTACTATTCACTGTGTATAAGATTTTGAAATCTTTAGGAATCTGCTTCCATTTGACTGATCGTTTATGCCAGGGGGAGATTTTCTGGTGCCGAACATGGAAAAACAGATGAGTCGAGCAGTATTAGAAACCAACGGATGCCACCACAAAAACCTCGATCTTTCAAAGCAGGTAAAAGTTCTTAATTAGCAGATAATCTTAAAAGACTGTAAAGACGCGATAAAGTAAGACACCCTGGATGGGAGGAAGGATAAGATAGCCAGCACGTCAGATAAGATGATGAGGAATCCTTAGACTTACGGGCTGGAATGTGCCGCTCCGCTTAGTCGACTGACAGGCAAGGAGAAGAAAATTAGATTGACCTAACTCTAAATGAAACTGTGCATAACTTCTCTTCTTATTTAGATTTCTCCCATTTGAACCACATTCTTCCCTTGAAACCCTAGTCTCTGATATGGGTTTGTCGAACTTGTCATCGCCAGATTCTTTTTTCTTGTCATTCCTTAAAAAGTcccaaaagtaaataaaattaaaaaaataaaacaaaacaaaaaaccaGGATATCAACAAACCCTTCTATCAGTTTCATCATTTCTTCCAGCGATATGTCTGGGTGATTCCATTCCATCTTCTGGTTTTCTTCCTTCAAGTTTGTTGTTGGAAATGGGAAATTTGGGGGATTTCAGCTGAAGAAAAACAAACTTTTATTTGGGGGATTTAGGGCGCACGACAGAGATGAGAGGAAGTGAGAGTAATGAGCGGGtaaccaaaaattttttttagaagtaAGCGGGATTTtgattatcttttattttcttccacatttgtggcgttttaaagaaaaaacgcCACTACCTAAACTGACCCTATTGAAAAATTGCAATACATATTTGCGACGTTTTTTATCAAAACGCCGGTAATGTCTACCTTTTGAGGCGTTTTTGctgaaaacgccactaaaaaatttaaatttttctacccaaacggcgccgttttgggaaattttaatacatagtAATGGCGTTTTTTGCTGAAAACGTCTCTAAAGCtcgcatatttttttatattcaattattgtatctttcatataaattttacataaagaattattaaaattttaagtaatatttaaaagaattagaaaaattataaattttatttttttatttcatttttatttttgtattttattttttcttataatttggtcctatccaaattaaataattacctatctatctattatatatctcttaaataatataaactatactcataatttcaatatattaaatttattattatatcttttacaattatataagaacatatttaatatataaataaaaaactaattaatctaaaccctaaaccttaacccGACCCTTGAAACCATAAATCCCTAgctcttaacccctaaccccctaactcctaacccctaaaccttaaatcccaacccttaaaccataatccctaaatccatatataatctccaaaccttaaaatagtaactcctaaactggccttaaatcttaaattaaccatataccgTAAGccatataaaccctaaactataatgataattaattaaatattttaaaattaatactatcttatCTTTTTCAactatatatgaaattatttaatatataaatttaaaaacatatttaaaatataaataaaaaaattaatctaaacccaaaaccctaacttgACCCatgaaaccctaaactataaatcctaaacttttaacccctaaccctctaaactctaacccctaaaccttaaatcctaaccCGACCCtgaatccataatccctaaactccAACCCAACCTagaatccctaacccctaaacattatttaatatataaattaaaacacactaattaatctaaacctaacctctaacccttaaatccataaaccctaaatccataactgatcttaacctctaacccctaacccctaacccctaaaccttaaatcacaacccttaaattagaatccctaatccataatccctaatttcataatctataaaccttaaaattgtaacttttaaactgaccctaaatcctaaattaaccatatatatactttaaaccatatatattaaaccctaaactataatgataattaaattaaatattttaaaattaatactatcgtatcttttacaattatatttgaaattaatactTAAAATCAATACTCTAATTTCATTTGtcccttttcattcattttagtTCTTACTCTTGAGTAGGTACTATTAGGTCATTGTTGTGTTCATGTTTgattaactaaatataaaattatttttggtaataaaattatcaatatataatattatttatcaccatatttggtgttttatatttactttatttgatttatttaatcgaactatcaatttaagttttatgatattttattttactcataatttaatatatttttcttgtaaagtagtttaaataaactgtgattgaaaaataataataaatagttaggagttaggacttctctttaataaaaacattttgtattaaacaatattatttgttatcatttaaatgtaaatttgaccaatatataataaatacaacgaaatatcaattttttcaacttataataaaaaaatataattgaaacattacttgagaatatatcaaagaatgagataattgaaatggttttagattttattattattagcggcgctttttcaaaaatgctGCTAAAGgctagagcattagcggcgcttttttgaAAACGCCGctgagtattagcggcgcttcttcaaaaacgccgctaaaggccagagcattagcggcgcttcttcaaaaacggccagagcattagcggcgcttcttcaaaaacgccgctaaaggcccgagcACCAACgacgcttcttcaaaaacgccgctaaaggcccgagcACTAGCGGCGCTTATTGAAAAACCCCGCTAAAGGccagagcattagcgacgcttcttcaaaaacgccgctaaaggccccaaaaactcagaaaacaGTGTCGTTTGGCTTaggctttttgcggcgctttttagaaaatgccgctaatgcttatttttagagGCGTTTTCGGAGAAGAGCAGCTAATGCTCtacctttagcggcatttttataaaagcgcagctaatgctcgatttttagtggcgttttttatccatgcgccgctaaaaacgccgctaaaagcctgttttggtgtagtgcaaCATATCTCAATTCATATCATGTtattaatccttatactatATGTGGGTTacagatttaatttttatattttaaaattttaaattttaaattttaatcctaactatataactattaaaattattaaattatttttaaaattttatgtggcaaatatattattatgcaTGATATCATCTTAACTtgctatttttacaaaatatttatagaaaaaggacgctattttaattaataaatttaataattattaacttagaattaaaatttcataattcaaaaagtataggaactaaaaatatcaaagtgAAGAAC
This genomic window contains:
- the LOC105803705 gene encoding uncharacterized protein LOC105803705 isoform X2 — its product is MEWNHPDISLEEMMKLIEGNDKKKESGDDKFDKPISETRVSREECGSNGRNLNKKRSYAQFHLELGQSNFLLLACQSTKRSGTFQPKISPWHKRSVKWKQIPKDFKILYTVNRISGAPQDNNVMLWNAVIFGLDDTPWDGGNKVNNIDGYYFDYLWCKDYKYIKVIFSDCRETSASQPRVHEDWITRNVADVVCIVFFITKIYLIKKMHCIFYYLAMCIVIGKFN
- the LOC105803705 gene encoding uncharacterized protein LOC105803705 isoform X1, which codes for MEWNHPDISLEEMMKLIEGNDKKKESGDDKFDKPISETRVSREECGSNGRNLNKKRSYAQFHLELGQSNFLLLACQSTKRSGTFQPKISPWHKRSVKWKQIPKDFKILYTVNSHVEQVELRGNTCEYQSSHDTMLAEFQRISGAPQDNNVMLWNAVIFGLDDTPWDGGNKVNNIDGYYFDYLWCKDYKYIKVIFSDCRETSASQPRVHEDWITRNVADVVCIVFFITKIYLIKKMHCIFYYLAMCIVIGKFN
- the LOC105803705 gene encoding uncharacterized protein LOC105803705 isoform X3, whose protein sequence is MEWNHPDISLEEMMKLIEGNDKKKESGDDKFDKPISETRVSREECGSNGRNLNKKRSYAQFHLELGQSNFLLLACQSTKRSGTFQPKISPWHKRSVKWKQIPKDFKILYTVNSHVEQVELRGNTCEYQSSHDTMLAEFQRISGAPQDNNVMLWNAVIFGLDDTPWDGGYMKIG